One part of the Saprospiraceae bacterium genome encodes these proteins:
- the lon gene encoding endopeptidase La: MNFNNIIFDSNLHEDEELLPFVAVADDEEPTREDHFSDILPVMPLKNTVLFPGVIIPITVGRNKSIRAVTKSQDGEKYIIVLTQKDHKTEDPGFNDMYTTGTVARIVKLLKMPDGSQTVILQGRKRCLVEEWTKEEPYLEARIVKRTHINSGKKLEYEVMIKTIQEKSRLIVELSPQIPNEAQVLLRNINNDRFLLHFISSNLNIPIEQKQLLLEMDDLHKKAETLLVHLENELQLLEVKDQIESKVRTDLEKQQRDYFLNQQLKTIQEELGQDPQEQDIEDLKTKAATKKWNKSIQEHFDKELSKLKRMNPQVAEYSVQMNYLDLLVDLPWNEYTQDTSDLNESKKILEQDHNGLEKIKERILEHLAVLKLKGDMKAPILCLVGPPGVGKTSLGKSIAKALDRKFIRMSLGGLHDESEIRGHRKTYIGAMPGRIIQSIRKAKSANPVFILDEIDKIGKDFRGDPSSALLEVLDPEQNSSFHDNYLDLEFDLSKILFIATANSLSTIQPALLDRMEIIELQGYSTEEKIEIAKDHLIPSQITEHGLKSNQIKLSDEVLERIIQDYTRESGVRTLNRQLASVMRKAASKIAMEKKKNYTVKSNDLKDILGIPRFNNDNYQENLSSGVAIGLAWTRVGGDILYIETSLSKGKGKMVLTGNLGDVMKESASTALSYIKAHSDELQIDADFFENTDIHIHVPEGAIPKDGPSAGITMLSSMCSAIKKKPIKPFLAMTGEITLRGKVLPVGGIKEKILAAKRAGIQTIILCKDNKAHVEEVNPDHLKGMEFIYVKQMNEVLQHALNITSF; this comes from the coding sequence ATGAATTTTAATAATATAATATTTGATTCCAATCTGCATGAAGATGAAGAATTATTACCTTTTGTAGCGGTAGCAGATGATGAAGAACCTACACGAGAAGATCATTTTAGTGATATTTTACCGGTAATGCCATTAAAAAACACGGTTTTATTTCCTGGTGTTATCATTCCTATAACCGTTGGCAGAAATAAATCTATTCGTGCAGTAACCAAATCACAAGATGGCGAAAAATATATTATTGTCTTAACTCAAAAAGATCATAAAACAGAAGACCCTGGCTTTAACGATATGTATACCACCGGGACTGTTGCGCGTATTGTTAAATTATTAAAAATGCCTGATGGAAGTCAAACTGTAATATTACAAGGCAGAAAACGATGTTTAGTTGAAGAATGGACAAAAGAAGAACCTTACCTGGAAGCCCGCATCGTTAAAAGAACGCATATCAACTCCGGCAAAAAACTTGAATACGAGGTAATGATAAAAACAATACAAGAAAAATCTAGACTCATTGTTGAATTATCACCTCAAATTCCAAATGAAGCACAAGTTCTCTTGAGAAATATTAATAATGATCGATTTTTATTACATTTTATTTCTTCAAATTTAAATATACCAATAGAACAAAAACAACTTTTACTTGAAATGGATGATCTCCATAAAAAAGCAGAGACCCTATTGGTACATTTGGAAAATGAATTACAATTATTGGAAGTTAAAGATCAAATTGAATCTAAAGTTAGAACAGATCTGGAGAAACAACAACGCGATTATTTTTTAAATCAGCAATTAAAAACTATTCAAGAGGAACTTGGACAAGATCCACAAGAACAAGATATTGAAGATTTAAAAACAAAAGCAGCAACAAAAAAATGGAATAAATCTATTCAGGAACATTTTGATAAAGAATTGTCGAAATTAAAACGGATGAATCCTCAGGTTGCTGAATACTCTGTACAAATGAATTATCTCGACTTGTTAGTAGATCTCCCATGGAATGAATATACACAGGATACATCGGATTTAAATGAAAGCAAAAAAATACTCGAGCAAGATCATAATGGATTGGAAAAAATCAAAGAACGAATACTAGAACACCTTGCGGTCTTAAAATTAAAGGGAGATATGAAAGCTCCTATACTTTGTTTGGTAGGACCTCCTGGCGTTGGTAAAACGTCCCTTGGAAAATCTATTGCAAAAGCATTGGATCGAAAATTTATCAGAATGTCTTTGGGAGGATTGCATGATGAATCTGAAATCAGAGGGCATCGTAAAACGTATATTGGAGCAATGCCTGGTAGAATTATTCAATCCATTCGCAAAGCAAAATCTGCAAATCCTGTATTTATTTTAGATGAGATTGATAAAATAGGAAAAGATTTTAGAGGAGATCCTTCTTCCGCATTATTAGAGGTGTTGGATCCTGAACAAAACTCTAGTTTCCATGATAATTATTTAGATCTTGAATTTGACTTATCCAAAATTCTTTTTATTGCAACTGCAAATTCATTAAGTACCATACAACCTGCTCTTTTAGACCGTATGGAAATTATCGAATTACAAGGATATAGTACTGAGGAAAAAATTGAAATTGCAAAAGATCATTTAATTCCATCACAAATTACAGAACATGGCTTAAAATCAAATCAAATAAAACTAAGTGATGAAGTTTTAGAGCGCATTATTCAGGATTATACCCGGGAATCAGGAGTGCGTACCTTAAACAGGCAATTAGCTTCTGTCATGAGAAAAGCTGCGAGTAAAATTGCAATGGAAAAAAAGAAAAACTATACGGTTAAATCAAATGACCTGAAAGACATATTAGGGATTCCTCGATTTAATAATGACAATTATCAGGAGAATCTTTCTTCCGGAGTTGCGATAGGTTTAGCCTGGACAAGAGTCGGTGGTGATATCTTATATATTGAAACGAGTTTGTCAAAAGGAAAAGGCAAGATGGTATTAACCGGAAACCTTGGAGATGTAATGAAAGAATCTGCTTCCACTGCATTAAGTTATATAAAAGCACATAGTGACGAATTACAAATCGACGCTGATTTTTTTGAAAATACAGATATCCATATTCATGTTCCGGAAGGTGCTATACCGAAGGATGGTCCATCAGCTGGTATTACCATGTTGAGTTCGATGTGTTCTGCGATTAAGAAAAAGCCGATTAAACCATTTTTAGCAATGACCGGAGAAATAACATTACGTGGAAAGGTGTTACCGGTAGGTGGGATAAAAGAAAAAATACTTGCTGCAAAAAGAGCTGGAATCCAAACGATCATACTTTGCAAGGATAATAAAGCACATGTTGAAGAGGTAAATCCAGATCATCTGAAAGGAATGGAATTTATTTATGTTAAACAGATGAATGAGGTATTACAACATGCTTTGAATATTACATCGTTTTAG
- the pdxH gene encoding pyridoxamine 5'-phosphate oxidase translates to MDQIRKEYTKAILSEEHLVQDPIAQFKIWFDQTLESEVKEPTAMILSTVGLDSKPSSRVVLLKNIFNGEFIFFTNYLSRKGKELTTNPNACLLFFWDAMERQIRIEGKVNPLQSSESENYFYSRPLSSQIGAIISPQSQVISSRQELEDQIAYYEQHPEEIKKPKHWGGFKLSPDYFEFWQGRESRLHDRFCYQLENSEWNVSRLAP, encoded by the coding sequence ATGGATCAAATACGAAAAGAATATACAAAAGCAATTTTAAGCGAAGAGCATTTAGTTCAAGATCCAATAGCACAATTTAAAATTTGGTTTGACCAAACTTTAGAATCTGAAGTCAAAGAACCTACAGCTATGATATTATCAACCGTAGGTTTGGATTCTAAGCCCTCTTCCAGAGTGGTGTTACTAAAAAATATTTTTAATGGTGAATTTATTTTTTTCACAAATTATTTAAGTAGAAAAGGAAAAGAACTTACTACAAATCCAAATGCCTGTTTATTATTTTTTTGGGATGCAATGGAAAGACAAATTCGCATTGAAGGAAAGGTTAATCCTTTGCAATCTAGTGAATCTGAAAACTATTTTTACTCAAGACCTTTAAGTAGTCAGATTGGAGCTATTATTTCTCCTCAAAGTCAAGTAATCTCAAGTAGACAGGAATTAGAAGATCAAATTGCTTACTATGAGCAACATCCAGAAGAAATAAAAAAACCCAAACATTGGGGAGGGTTTAAACTGTCCCCTGATTATTTCGAATTTTGGCAAGGTCGTGAGAGTCGATTACATGACCGTTTTTGTTACCAACTTGAAAATTCTGAATGGAATGTGTCAAGACTCGCACCTTAA
- a CDS encoding TolC family protein yields MKKFTLILSSYIIFFSVGFSQKRFSLEEAINYARINSNTLNIERTNIQDVDGQIKEYYAIGLPKLSGSLSYNYFIKLPTSIFPNFITPAVYDVLFDENLLPRRDVAIGAGVPVQFGTKNNLTAGLELSTLLFDGSFFVGLKAQRLYRDLILKQINQSESELKYQVTKAYLAALAIAENQKLVQKNISNLENVKNELSQIYTAGLIEKLDVDRVELSLQNLITENEKLERIAIISMNVLKFQMNYPLSEALSLSENLDAFLTRSYLEIMDPSFKLNIEERPEYPVIMQGIRLAEINIKRYKVAYLPSLYGFASYQQSLQRTKLFDSNDNNWFPTSTVGLNLNVPIFDGFDKKAKISRAKTLLNKSNLQYKQFESAVHLEFENARTQYLNASLTIDSRKKSLALAQRIYDTSKIKFKEGVGSSLEVTSAERDVYLSQANLLEAQVNLIQAKVDLDKSLGKL; encoded by the coding sequence ATGAAAAAATTCACATTAATCCTTAGTTCATATATTATATTCTTCTCTGTTGGTTTTTCACAGAAACGCTTCAGTTTAGAGGAGGCCATTAATTATGCTCGTATAAATAGCAATACCTTAAATATTGAACGCACAAACATTCAAGATGTTGATGGACAAATTAAGGAATATTATGCCATTGGTTTACCTAAACTTTCTGGTTCTCTTTCGTATAATTATTTTATTAAATTACCAACCAGCATCTTTCCAAACTTCATAACACCAGCCGTTTATGATGTATTATTTGATGAAAATCTTTTGCCCCGAAGAGATGTTGCTATAGGCGCTGGGGTGCCTGTTCAATTTGGAACTAAAAATAATTTAACAGCAGGTCTTGAACTTTCAACTTTATTGTTTGATGGTAGTTTTTTTGTAGGCTTAAAAGCACAACGACTATACAGAGATTTAATTTTAAAGCAAATCAACCAATCGGAATCTGAATTAAAATATCAGGTTACAAAAGCATATTTGGCTGCATTAGCCATCGCAGAAAATCAGAAGCTTGTTCAGAAAAATATTTCAAATCTTGAAAATGTAAAAAACGAACTAAGCCAAATTTATACGGCTGGCTTAATTGAAAAATTAGATGTTGATCGCGTTGAATTATCGCTTCAGAATTTAATAACAGAAAATGAAAAATTAGAACGAATTGCTATTATTAGTATGAATGTTTTAAAATTTCAGATGAATTACCCGCTTTCAGAAGCACTTAGTTTATCTGAAAATTTGGATGCATTTTTAACGCGTTCCTATCTTGAAATCATGGATCCTTCTTTTAAATTAAATATTGAGGAGCGTCCTGAATATCCTGTCATTATGCAAGGGATAAGATTGGCTGAAATAAATATTAAACGTTATAAAGTTGCCTATTTGCCAAGTTTATATGGCTTTGCAAGTTACCAACAAAGTCTACAGAGGACAAAATTATTTGATTCTAATGATAATAATTGGTTTCCAACATCTACCGTAGGCTTAAATTTAAATGTGCCTATTTTTGATGGCTTTGATAAAAAAGCAAAAATCAGTAGAGCAAAAACTTTATTGAACAAATCTAATTTACAATATAAACAGTTTGAAAGTGCTGTTCATTTAGAATTTGAAAATGCAAGAACTCAATATTTAAATGCAAGTCTAACAATTGATTCAAGAAAAAAATCGCTGGCATTGGCACAACGGATATATGATACTTCAAAAATAAAATTTAAAGAAGGTGTAGGGTCGAGTTTAGAAGTTACTTCTGCCGAACGGGATGTTTACTTATCTCAAGCAAATCTTCTGGAAGCTCAAGTTAATTTAATTCAGGCTAAAGTAGATCTCGATAAAAGTTTAGGAAAATTATAA
- a CDS encoding c-type cytochrome: MLFYIMACQSNNAEKLKSENLSGLELFKKYCTNCHGIDGTLMTNGARNLQLSELSLDERILVITKGRNIMTRFETVLTPEQIEVVAKYTLELKVMENHGK, encoded by the coding sequence ATGTTATTTTATATAATGGCATGTCAATCCAACAATGCAGAAAAGCTCAAAAGTGAGAATTTGTCTGGTTTGGAGCTGTTCAAGAAATATTGTACAAATTGCCATGGAATAGACGGGACCTTAATGACCAACGGTGCTAGAAATCTTCAATTATCCGAATTATCCCTGGATGAACGGATTTTAGTTATCACAAAAGGGAGGAATATAATGACTCGATTTGAAACAGTTTTGACTCCTGAACAAATTGAAGTAGTCGCAAAATATACCTTGGAGTTGAAAGTAATGGAGAATCATGGCAAGTAA
- a CDS encoding NAD-dependent epimerase/dehydratase family protein, translated as MASNKVLITGASGLLGIPIIQKLIAHKITTSALSRKQQLALEGLEWIQGDLLNPLSYEYKLQGIETIIHVAGYVSYQKEDRDLLYKTNVLATRDLINAALAYKVQNFLYISSASTLIRSSDLALVSTQSAGNPVFNSFYAESKFLGELEVWRAAAEGLKVCILNPSLVLSKYSWDHSSMQIFNRVKQGLSYYPPGSLGLVSAEDIANIVLKIMNESIWNQQFLVNAETWTYKEFLNAIAKGLNTPEINKEASLFAAKSLSLIERFASFMNKQHRLITQETIQSSFTKFKYDDFATSQTLNYNYKDIKNLIEDITALG; from the coding sequence ATGGCAAGTAACAAAGTCTTGATTACTGGAGCGTCTGGATTGCTTGGGATTCCAATAATTCAAAAATTGATTGCACACAAAATTACTACTTCTGCTTTAAGCAGGAAACAGCAATTGGCTTTAGAGGGATTGGAATGGATTCAAGGTGATCTTTTGAATCCCCTAAGTTATGAGTATAAATTGCAAGGTATAGAAACCATTATTCATGTTGCTGGATATGTTTCCTATCAAAAAGAAGATAGAGATTTATTGTATAAAACAAATGTTCTAGCTACCCGCGATTTGATTAATGCTGCCTTAGCTTATAAGGTTCAAAATTTTCTGTATATAAGTTCAGCTTCTACCTTAATTCGATCCAGTGACCTAGCCTTGGTTTCCACACAATCTGCTGGTAATCCTGTATTTAATTCATTTTATGCCGAATCGAAATTTCTTGGAGAATTGGAAGTCTGGAGGGCAGCAGCCGAAGGTTTAAAAGTATGCATCCTAAATCCTAGCTTGGTTTTGAGTAAATATTCATGGGATCATTCTTCGATGCAAATTTTTAATCGGGTAAAACAAGGACTATCGTATTATCCACCGGGAAGTTTAGGACTTGTTTCAGCCGAAGACATAGCAAACATTGTGTTGAAAATTATGAATGAAAGTATTTGGAATCAACAATTCCTTGTGAATGCCGAAACCTGGACCTACAAAGAATTTCTGAATGCAATTGCGAAAGGTCTAAATACTCCAGAAATTAACAAAGAAGCGTCGCTATTTGCAGCAAAGTCCTTATCCTTAATAGAACGCTTTGCAAGCTTTATGAACAAGCAGCATCGATTAATTACGCAAGAAACGATTCAATCTAGTTTTACAAAGTTTAAATATGATGATTTTGCAACAAGCCAAACATTGAATTATAACTATAAGGATATCAAAAACCTGATTGAAGACATCACAGCATTGGGTTAA
- a CDS encoding T9SS type A sorting domain-containing protein, producing MKKVLLNVFTLLITGMALNAQAVLVNAPGSIAGVYLFSAAGFGADLTTNVWTGDAVLADNILACQALTNAAAMNGKFAIVDRGSCEFGAKCLNAQNAGAIACVVFNNTAGAGTIVMGVGAVGGQVTIPCVMLSYEDGLKIKAEMANGTVNMTIGNIRFPNDLSTNNRAGVCHAPFGTYPAAWLRKSGDLSITPGASVTNKGNFLASNVKVNAKISYTPKGGSANEFYDKTSGDGLFVEVDSTNDVILEAQDLFGNAKGLGKGTITYSVTSDSSEQFTSNNNAISEFYLSNNLLSKARLAANAFDPFVTTSFRRSDGTNAEYLTGFKIPYGKGCKIDSILFNMAVSAPATLANLTPEATLYGWFDANGDGDASNDEISFLALGTYTYDAADLRTSAVARVPLEDFNTSDPGFVIPEDNFGIFIGVRYSGTDATPFFGFDEGIDYSCNNDLLNIAGTLAITDLPYIGITGYDANTGVPDIDNASFSFTGLTAPLAASLVLSGDCIVGTNNQLSELDAKLVIYPNPVKDHFIVDLSLNEISSKIVYNIIDNSGKLILQQADTNKGKAFRAKFNVENLLNGHYHLQVRTDKGYKQVSFEVLK from the coding sequence ATGAAGAAAGTTTTACTAAACGTTTTTACATTATTAATTACTGGTATGGCTTTAAATGCTCAGGCTGTATTAGTGAATGCTCCTGGATCCATTGCCGGAGTTTATTTATTTTCTGCTGCCGGGTTCGGTGCAGATTTGACTACAAATGTTTGGACCGGGGATGCCGTATTAGCTGATAATATTTTAGCTTGTCAGGCACTCACAAATGCAGCTGCCATGAATGGTAAGTTTGCAATTGTTGATCGGGGTAGTTGTGAGTTTGGTGCAAAATGCCTAAATGCCCAAAATGCAGGAGCTATCGCTTGTGTTGTTTTTAATAACACTGCAGGAGCAGGTACAATTGTAATGGGAGTTGGTGCTGTCGGAGGACAAGTAACCATCCCTTGTGTTATGCTTTCTTATGAAGATGGCTTAAAGATTAAAGCCGAAATGGCAAACGGCACAGTGAATATGACGATCGGAAATATCAGATTTCCAAATGACTTATCTACCAATAATAGAGCAGGTGTTTGCCATGCTCCATTTGGGACCTATCCTGCCGCTTGGTTGCGAAAATCTGGGGATTTATCAATTACTCCTGGAGCAAGCGTAACAAATAAAGGTAACTTTTTAGCTTCTAATGTAAAAGTGAATGCTAAAATAAGTTATACACCAAAAGGTGGATCAGCCAATGAGTTTTATGATAAAACATCTGGTGATGGTTTATTTGTAGAAGTGGATTCTACCAATGATGTTATCCTGGAAGCTCAAGATTTATTTGGTAACGCAAAAGGTTTGGGAAAAGGAACTATAACTTATTCTGTTACATCTGATAGTTCAGAGCAATTTACGTCTAATAATAATGCAATATCAGAATTCTATTTATCAAATAATTTATTGTCCAAAGCCAGATTGGCTGCCAATGCTTTTGATCCTTTTGTTACCACAAGTTTTCGGAGAAGTGACGGAACAAATGCAGAATATTTGACTGGATTTAAAATCCCATATGGTAAAGGTTGTAAAATTGATTCTATATTGTTCAATATGGCTGTTTCTGCACCTGCAACTTTAGCAAATTTGACACCCGAAGCTACTTTATATGGTTGGTTTGATGCAAATGGAGATGGAGATGCTTCAAATGATGAAATTAGTTTTCTTGCATTAGGTACTTATACTTATGACGCTGCAGATTTAAGAACATCTGCTGTTGCAAGAGTGCCTTTGGAAGATTTTAATACTAGTGACCCAGGTTTTGTAATCCCAGAAGATAATTTTGGAATTTTTATTGGTGTTAGATATTCTGGTACAGATGCAACTCCATTTTTTGGATTTGATGAAGGCATAGATTATAGTTGTAATAATGATTTATTAAACATTGCAGGTACTTTAGCTATCACCGATTTACCTTATATAGGGATCACTGGTTATGATGCAAATACAGGAGTACCAGATATTGATAATGCTTCTTTTAGTTTTACAGGTTTGACTGCTCCATTAGCTGCATCTTTAGTGCTTTCTGGTGATTGTATCGTTGGAACAAATAACCAATTGTCTGAATTAGATGCAAAACTTGTCATCTACCCAAATCCTGTTAAAGATCATTTTATAGTTGATTTAAGCTTAAATGAAATTTCTTCTAAAATTGTCTACAATATTATTGACAATTCAGGGAAACTGATTCTTCAACAAGCTGATACCAATAAAGGCAAAGCATTTCGTGCAAAGTTCAATGTTGAAAATCTTTTAAATGGTCATTATCATTTACAAGTTAGAACCGATAAGGGATATAAACAAGTATCCTTCGAAGTATTAAAATAA